A part of Melittangium boletus DSM 14713 genomic DNA contains:
- a CDS encoding NAD(P)-binding domain-containing protein gives MDYLIIGAGPAGLQLGALLAKTGRDFLILEAGSSAGTFFKTYPRHRTLISVNKVHNGTSDAELNLRMDWNSLLSDDPELLITRYTDRYFPPADVLVKYLADFASKHRLPIQYDTRVTRVTRTPEGGFRVEDSRGRAFEAKRLIVATGVSQHNIPPIPGIEHAELYGDVSVEPKDFINQRVLILGKGNSAFETADNLISTAAVIHVAGPSSIRMAWRTHYVGHLRAVNNNFLDTYQLKSQNALLDGNVERIEKKEDGFHVTLSFSRANEVKRDLRYDRIILCTGFRFDASIFDDSCRPELVIRDRFPGQTAEWESTNVPGLYFAGTLGQVRDFKKSTGGFIHGFRYSVRALHRILERKYHGAEWPHQAHPAEPDALMEAVLARVNRSSALWQQFAFLGDSIVVGSDGQAKYLEEVPLAYVQDSSLGDTPCHFTISLEYGPGHADVDPFDVEVGRIAQDDAMRSGEGRYLHPVVRCYHQRQLVATHHVTENLENDWTWETTHRAPLRAFFARELAKAAA, from the coding sequence ATGGACTACCTCATCATTGGCGCGGGCCCCGCGGGACTGCAGTTGGGCGCCCTGCTCGCCAAGACAGGCCGTGACTTCCTCATCCTCGAGGCGGGCTCCTCGGCCGGAACGTTCTTCAAGACCTATCCCCGCCACCGCACGCTCATCTCCGTCAACAAGGTCCACAACGGCACGAGCGACGCCGAGCTCAACCTCCGCATGGACTGGAACTCCCTCTTGTCGGACGACCCGGAGCTCCTGATCACCCGGTACACGGACCGCTATTTCCCGCCCGCCGACGTGCTCGTGAAGTACCTGGCCGACTTCGCGAGCAAGCACCGTCTGCCCATCCAGTACGACACCCGTGTCACCCGCGTCACGCGCACGCCAGAGGGCGGCTTCCGCGTCGAGGACTCGCGAGGACGTGCCTTCGAGGCGAAGCGGCTCATCGTCGCCACGGGGGTCTCCCAGCACAACATCCCCCCCATCCCCGGCATCGAGCACGCGGAGCTCTACGGGGACGTGTCCGTGGAGCCCAAGGACTTCATCAACCAGCGCGTGCTCATCCTCGGCAAGGGCAACTCCGCCTTCGAGACCGCCGACAACCTCATCTCCACGGCCGCCGTCATCCACGTGGCGGGCCCGTCCTCCATCCGCATGGCGTGGCGCACCCACTACGTGGGCCACCTGCGCGCGGTGAACAACAACTTCCTGGACACCTACCAGCTCAAGTCCCAGAACGCCCTGCTGGATGGAAACGTCGAGCGGATCGAGAAGAAGGAGGATGGCTTCCACGTCACCCTGAGCTTCTCGCGCGCCAACGAAGTCAAACGCGACCTGCGCTACGACCGCATCATCCTCTGCACGGGCTTCCGCTTCGACGCGTCCATCTTCGACGACAGCTGCCGGCCCGAGCTCGTCATCCGCGACCGCTTCCCAGGCCAGACCGCCGAGTGGGAGTCGACGAATGTCCCGGGCCTCTACTTCGCGGGCACGCTCGGCCAGGTGAGGGACTTCAAGAAGTCCACCGGCGGCTTCATCCACGGCTTCCGCTACAGCGTGCGCGCCCTGCACCGCATCCTCGAGCGCAAGTACCACGGCGCCGAGTGGCCCCATCAGGCGCACCCGGCCGAGCCCGACGCCCTGATGGAGGCGGTGCTCGCCCGCGTCAACCGCAGCTCCGCCCTCTGGCAGCAGTTCGCCTTCCTGGGCGATTCCATCGTCGTCGGGAGCGACGGCCAGGCGAAGTACCTCGAGGAGGTGCCGCTCGCCTACGTCCAGGACAGCTCGCTCGGCGACACCCCGTGCCACTTCACCATCAGCCTGGAGTACGGCCCCGGCCACGCGGACGTGGACCCCTTCGACGTCGAGGTGGGCCGCATCGCCCAGGACGATGCCATGCGCTCCGGGGAAGGCCGCTACCTGCACCCCGTGGTGCGCTGCTACCACCAGCGGCAACTCGTGGCGACACACCACGTGACCGAGAACCTCGAGAACGACTGGACGTGGGAAACCACCCACCGCGCGCCCCTGCGAGCCTTCTTCGCGCGGGAGCTCGCCAAGGCCGCGGCGTGA
- a CDS encoding alpha-hydroxy acid oxidase has protein sequence MKALSLRELEATARSLLNPRIHDLFAGGSDDEVSLRANEDAFARLGLIPRVLRGRGEPRLDTDLLGCRVALPIVIAPTAFHRLAHPEGERATARAAAAAGAILTVSMASTTAIEELAQAGGPLWFQLYLQPDRGFTEALVRRVEAAGCKALVVTVDSPVFGRRERDLRNGFTDLPPGMCCENMRPLGPDGERGPARPIAFSPALTWEDVEWLRRTTSLPIALKGVLHPADAKRALESGVDALFVSNHGGRQLDTVPAPLELLPALADALGGRLPLLLDGGVRRGTDALKALALGARAVAIGRPVLWGLAVGGEAGVAHVLALLRSELERALTLCGCGSADDAGPELLHLSRLEQRWRTS, from the coding sequence ATGAAGGCACTCTCCCTGAGGGAACTCGAGGCCACGGCCCGTTCCCTGCTCAATCCCCGAATCCATGACCTGTTCGCGGGTGGCTCCGACGACGAGGTGTCGCTGAGGGCGAACGAAGACGCGTTCGCCCGGCTCGGCCTCATCCCCCGGGTCCTTCGCGGACGGGGCGAGCCCCGGCTCGACACGGATCTGCTCGGCTGCCGCGTGGCCCTGCCCATCGTCATCGCGCCCACCGCCTTCCACCGGCTCGCCCATCCCGAGGGTGAACGGGCCACGGCCCGGGCCGCCGCGGCGGCGGGCGCCATCCTCACCGTGAGCATGGCGTCGACCACCGCCATCGAGGAGCTCGCCCAGGCGGGCGGCCCCCTCTGGTTCCAGCTCTACCTCCAGCCCGACCGAGGCTTCACCGAAGCGCTCGTGCGGCGCGTGGAGGCGGCGGGCTGCAAGGCCCTGGTCGTCACCGTCGACTCGCCCGTGTTCGGCCGCCGCGAGAGGGATTTGCGCAACGGCTTCACGGACCTGCCACCCGGCATGTGCTGCGAGAACATGCGCCCGCTCGGCCCGGATGGCGAGCGGGGGCCCGCGCGCCCCATCGCGTTCTCCCCGGCCCTGACCTGGGAGGACGTGGAGTGGTTGAGGCGGACCACTTCCCTGCCCATCGCGCTCAAGGGCGTGCTGCACCCGGCGGACGCGAAGCGGGCCCTGGAGAGCGGCGTCGACGCGCTCTTCGTCTCCAACCATGGGGGCCGCCAGCTCGACACGGTCCCCGCTCCCCTCGAATTGCTTCCGGCCCTCGCGGACGCCCTGGGGGGCCGCCTCCCCCTGTTGCTCGATGGCGGAGTGCGGCGCGGCACGGACGCCCTCAAGGCGCTCGCCCTGGGAGCCCGCGCCGTCGCCATCGGCCGCCCCGTGCTCTGGGGACTCGCGGTGGGGGGCGAGGCCGGGGTCGCGCATGTCCTCGCGCTGTTGCGCTCGGAGCTCGAGCGCGCCCTGACCCTGTGTGGTTGCGGCTCGGCGGACGACGCCGGTCCCGAACTCTTGCACCTCTCACGATTGGAACAGCGATGGCGAACCTCCTGA
- a CDS encoding cytochrome P450 — MANLLTSRLPAAIIGLRTRIFTRINGEEGIPVPGERIDVSRFKELYSHPAANGRSEGAGLSDLFWYWLSPGAEIHQEHIEPGERYEEVARVTKRILALPRKVAEERAARCAAHVLDEQGIRKATSVRLRDLMMPIWAEFYYEVVFGEPCPRRARDLIVGNADDVVTALKGLSPRHMRRRLRLTRYLRERLEANAVPHELPSCLSLEERAFYLQGVFFNTAVVQMSEAMAHLLLFLAQDQEVQARLADTLDDERYLDRIITESLRVHPLFGIAHRITTQDIALEDVPPIPKGSVLCFNYQAYHHAGFEDPERFDPERWLNQSAREANYMPFGATANRPCPAQALALVTMKAVAREMIRRFRAFSSATHTRSLPNRGPCVLEPRDAPPEPHARASLLASMRAREPWEDAGRGVLQFLLGTYMVLDARRMKLCQRHFEAGREAAPLGTKPSGCPFTGRNA, encoded by the coding sequence ATGGCGAACCTCCTGACCTCCAGGCTGCCCGCCGCGATCATCGGACTGCGCACGCGCATCTTCACGCGCATCAACGGCGAGGAGGGCATCCCCGTCCCCGGTGAGCGCATCGACGTGTCGCGCTTCAAGGAGCTGTACTCGCACCCCGCCGCCAACGGCCGGAGCGAGGGCGCGGGCCTGTCCGACCTCTTCTGGTACTGGTTGTCCCCCGGCGCCGAGATTCACCAGGAGCACATCGAACCCGGTGAGCGCTACGAGGAAGTCGCCCGGGTCACCAAGCGCATCCTCGCGCTCCCGAGGAAGGTCGCGGAGGAGCGCGCGGCGCGGTGCGCGGCACACGTCCTGGATGAGCAAGGCATCCGGAAGGCGACGAGCGTGCGCCTGCGCGACCTGATGATGCCCATCTGGGCCGAGTTCTATTACGAGGTCGTCTTCGGCGAGCCGTGCCCCCGGCGGGCCCGCGACCTCATCGTGGGCAACGCGGACGACGTCGTCACGGCGCTCAAGGGATTGAGCCCTCGCCACATGCGCAGGCGCCTGCGGCTCACCCGCTATCTGCGCGAGCGGCTCGAGGCGAACGCCGTCCCACACGAGCTTCCCTCCTGCCTGTCACTCGAGGAGCGGGCCTTCTACCTGCAAGGCGTCTTCTTCAACACGGCCGTGGTGCAAATGTCCGAGGCCATGGCCCACCTCCTGCTGTTCCTCGCGCAGGACCAGGAAGTCCAGGCGCGGCTCGCGGACACCCTGGACGACGAGCGCTACCTGGACCGGATCATCACCGAATCCCTCCGGGTCCATCCCCTCTTCGGCATCGCCCACCGCATCACGACGCAGGACATCGCCCTCGAGGACGTCCCCCCCATCCCGAAGGGCTCGGTCCTCTGTTTCAACTATCAGGCCTACCACCACGCGGGCTTCGAGGACCCGGAGCGCTTCGATCCGGAGCGCTGGCTGAACCAGTCGGCCCGGGAGGCGAACTACATGCCCTTCGGGGCCACGGCGAACCGTCCGTGCCCCGCCCAGGCCCTCGCCCTCGTCACCATGAAGGCCGTGGCGCGCGAGATGATCCGGCGCTTCCGGGCCTTCTCGTCGGCGACCCATACGCGCTCGCTGCCCAACCGGGGACCGTGCGTGCTGGAGCCACGAGACGCGCCCCCCGAGCCCCACGCGCGGGCGTCACTCCTCGCGTCCATGCGCGCGCGCGAGCCCTGGGAGGACGCCGGGCGCGGCGTCCTGCAGTTCCTCCTGGGGACCTACATGGTCCTGGACGCGCGCCGCATGAAGCTCTGCCAGCGCCACTTCGAAGCCGGGCGCGAGGCGGCACCTCTCGGGACGAAGCCCTCGGGTTGTCCCTTCACGGGACGAAACGCCTGA
- a CDS encoding iron-containing redox enzyme family protein: MMERLTDSELMKACVARMGTRLEPEEERALRQWWEREHGQRSTYANALLSIPESEWGAAILHHPASSHPWYGRLAREVDVREYATFLLENAPYPSFLPLIQRTLDLPLGDTARAAVLRNIQDELEPVPHADLMRRLFLAVKTKAGPGVSITSYPSLVNRCLVLYYGYYREPWNLVGALYATEAIAHYRLENMGQGLERLGFEAADLEFIRIHLACDDDHADDWNKNVIGASVRLDPRVRVPIAEGIAAALETSGRYFDDLCRRAAHVDSTAEVRS; encoded by the coding sequence ATGATGGAACGTCTCACGGATTCGGAACTGATGAAGGCGTGCGTGGCCCGGATGGGCACTCGTCTCGAGCCGGAGGAGGAGCGCGCGCTCCGGCAGTGGTGGGAGCGAGAACACGGACAGCGGAGCACCTACGCGAACGCGCTCCTCTCGATTCCCGAATCCGAGTGGGGCGCCGCCATCCTCCATCATCCGGCGTCCAGCCACCCCTGGTATGGCCGCCTGGCCCGCGAGGTGGACGTGCGCGAATACGCGACGTTCCTCCTGGAGAACGCCCCCTATCCCTCCTTCCTCCCGCTCATCCAACGCACGCTCGACCTGCCGCTCGGCGACACGGCGCGAGCCGCCGTCCTCCGCAACATCCAGGACGAACTGGAACCCGTGCCCCACGCGGACCTGATGCGGCGGCTGTTCCTCGCGGTGAAGACGAAGGCCGGCCCTGGCGTGTCCATCACGTCGTACCCGAGCCTCGTCAACCGCTGCCTCGTCCTCTACTACGGCTACTACCGCGAGCCCTGGAACCTCGTGGGCGCCCTCTACGCGACCGAGGCCATCGCCCACTACCGGCTCGAGAACATGGGCCAGGGGCTGGAGCGCCTGGGTTTCGAGGCCGCCGACCTGGAGTTCATCCGCATCCACCTCGCTTGTGACGATGACCACGCCGACGACTGGAACAAGAACGTCATCGGAGCGAGCGTGCGCCTCGACCCACGCGTGCGGGTACCCATCGCGGAAGGGATCGCCGCGGCGCTCGAGACGTCCGGGCGCTACTTCGACGACCTGTGCCGTCGCGCCGCGCACGTGGACTCCACGGCGGAGGTGCGCTCATGA
- a CDS encoding cation:proton antiporter codes for MSALTLLPSLVQAAAQGGESAVGTKAEELVLHLLAQFIAILAATRLVVYVARKLGQTNVAGEILAGLVLGPSVLGALAPGLMNTLFDGSTSQTFVALSQIGLVLLMFQIGLEFEFKANLGTSKKSIVVVSLAGLMLPFAMGYLSAPWFHERLAEPRPSLFGFQLFFGIAMSITAIPILGRIFMELGLSHTRIAALSIGAAAIDDIAGWLILGVVTLLVQHQFATSTLLFRMGSLAAYVAFVLLVARPLLKRFVGNHLRRQGGLETSAVALMLLAVFASASITSLIGVFAIIGGFVIGVALHDDRRFVEEWKTRVSPLVNTFFLPIFFTYTGLRTSIGALSSVNEVITCLLVVAVAFVSKFGGAYAGARFVGENHRSAMVLGVCMNTRALMELIALNVGYDLGVLPRSMFTMLVIMAILSTFIATPLIRWLLRGEERHTPSLPLNEEPLPRGT; via the coding sequence ATGAGCGCGCTCACACTGCTCCCGTCCCTCGTTCAGGCCGCCGCGCAGGGCGGCGAGTCGGCCGTCGGCACCAAGGCGGAAGAACTCGTCCTGCACCTGCTGGCACAGTTCATCGCGATCCTCGCGGCGACACGCCTGGTCGTGTACGTGGCCCGGAAGCTCGGCCAGACGAACGTCGCGGGAGAAATTCTCGCCGGCCTGGTGCTGGGCCCCAGCGTCCTCGGCGCGCTCGCGCCGGGCCTGATGAACACCCTGTTCGATGGCTCCACCTCCCAGACCTTCGTCGCGCTCTCCCAGATTGGCCTCGTCCTGCTGATGTTCCAGATTGGCCTCGAGTTCGAGTTCAAGGCCAACCTGGGCACGTCGAAGAAGTCCATCGTCGTGGTGAGTCTCGCGGGGCTGATGCTGCCGTTCGCCATGGGCTACCTGAGCGCCCCCTGGTTCCATGAACGGCTCGCCGAACCCCGCCCCTCCCTGTTCGGCTTCCAGCTCTTCTTCGGCATCGCCATGTCCATCACGGCCATCCCCATCCTGGGGCGGATCTTCATGGAGCTGGGTCTGTCACACACGCGCATCGCGGCCCTGAGCATCGGAGCGGCGGCCATCGACGACATCGCCGGGTGGTTGATCCTGGGAGTCGTGACGCTCCTCGTGCAGCACCAGTTCGCCACCTCCACGCTCCTCTTCCGGATGGGGAGCCTCGCCGCGTACGTGGCCTTCGTGCTCCTGGTGGCGCGGCCGCTGCTCAAACGCTTCGTGGGCAACCACCTGCGGCGGCAGGGGGGGCTCGAGACGAGCGCCGTGGCCTTGATGTTGCTCGCGGTGTTCGCGTCCGCGTCCATCACGTCCCTCATCGGCGTGTTCGCCATCATCGGAGGGTTCGTGATCGGCGTGGCCCTGCACGACGACCGCCGCTTCGTGGAAGAGTGGAAGACGCGGGTGTCGCCCCTGGTGAACACCTTCTTCCTTCCCATCTTCTTCACGTACACGGGGCTGCGCACGAGCATCGGCGCGCTGTCCTCCGTGAACGAGGTGATCACCTGCCTGCTCGTGGTGGCGGTGGCCTTCGTCTCGAAGTTCGGAGGCGCCTACGCGGGCGCGCGCTTCGTGGGAGAGAACCACCGCTCCGCGATGGTCCTCGGCGTCTGCATGAACACGCGGGCCCTCATGGAGCTGATCGCGCTCAACGTCGGCTACGACCTGGGCGTCCTCCCCCGGAGCATGTTCACCATGCTCGTCATCATGGCGATTCTCTCCACGTTCATCGCGACCCCCCTCATCCGCTGGTTGTTGCGCGGAGAGGAGCGGCACACGCCCTCGCTTCCGCTCAACGAGGAACCCCTCCCACGCGGCACCTGA
- a CDS encoding discoidin domain-containing protein, with product MSGTDINNVATSIFRTLESNEFSSERYALLFKPGAYSVNFNVGFYTHVAGLGQNPDDVTVNGGVNVNADWDNGNATRNFWRAIENLAIVPSNGQTQIAVSQAAPLRRLHIKGELHLFDFDSNWNAGWASGGFLADSIVDGLVVPASQQQWLSRNSQWARWNNAVWNMVFVGSNNTPTGQFPEPPYTVVTKTPVIREKPYLYVNGAGQYSVFVPALQTNTQGASWASGATPGQSISIDQFYIARPETASAASINSALGQGKHLLFTPGVYQLNDTIRITNANTVVLGIGLATLVPTSGQVAMSVADVDGVKVAGLTFDGGPVNSPSILEVGPTGSSRDHSANPTSLHDITVRTGGALLGRYDVGIKINSNHVIGDHFWLWRADHGTGAGWTSNVSKNGLVVNGSQVTIYGLFNEHHNEYQTLWNGNGGRVYFYQSEIPYDVPNQSSWMSKNGTLNGYASYKVADSVSTHEAWGLGIYSYFRDAAVKLNSAIEAPAVQGVKFHHMTTVWLNGTAGSEITHVINNTGDRVYANSPATAMRQTVTEFAGSGGGTNDTQAPSAPAGLTATAVSSSQINLSWNASSDNVGVAGYDIFRSGVQIASSTTTSYSNTGLTAATAYSYTVKARDAAGNVSAASNTASATTQSGGSTGAALSRAGWTATSSPTSGDVPANLLDGNMATRWSTGTPMVNGQSITIDMKASKTFNKIVMDSTGSDGDYARGYQVFVSNDGANWGSAIATGAGSGPVVTATFAARSGRYLRVVQTGSNSSWWSIREFNVYY from the coding sequence ATGTCGGGGACCGACATCAACAATGTCGCCACGTCTATCTTCCGGACCCTGGAGTCCAATGAGTTCAGCAGCGAGCGCTATGCGCTGCTCTTCAAGCCGGGCGCGTACAGCGTCAACTTCAACGTGGGCTTCTATACGCACGTCGCCGGTCTGGGTCAGAACCCCGACGACGTCACGGTCAACGGCGGCGTGAACGTCAATGCCGACTGGGACAATGGCAACGCCACCCGCAACTTCTGGCGTGCCATCGAGAACCTCGCGATCGTCCCGTCGAACGGCCAGACGCAGATCGCCGTCTCCCAGGCCGCTCCCTTGCGGCGCTTGCACATCAAGGGAGAGCTGCACCTGTTCGACTTCGACTCGAACTGGAACGCCGGCTGGGCCAGCGGCGGATTTCTCGCCGATTCCATCGTGGATGGCCTCGTCGTTCCCGCGTCGCAGCAGCAATGGCTCTCTCGCAACAGCCAGTGGGCGAGATGGAACAACGCGGTGTGGAACATGGTCTTCGTGGGTTCCAACAACACGCCGACGGGCCAGTTCCCGGAGCCTCCCTACACGGTGGTGACGAAGACGCCCGTCATCCGGGAGAAGCCCTACCTCTACGTCAACGGCGCGGGGCAATACAGCGTCTTCGTCCCGGCCCTCCAGACGAACACGCAGGGCGCGAGCTGGGCCTCCGGCGCCACGCCCGGTCAGTCCATCTCCATCGATCAGTTCTACATCGCCCGTCCGGAGACGGCGAGCGCCGCGAGCATCAACTCCGCGCTGGGACAGGGCAAGCACCTGCTGTTCACCCCCGGCGTCTACCAGCTGAATGACACGATTCGCATCACGAACGCCAACACCGTCGTGCTCGGAATTGGTCTCGCCACGCTGGTGCCCACCAGCGGGCAGGTGGCCATGTCCGTCGCCGACGTGGACGGTGTGAAGGTCGCGGGTCTGACCTTCGATGGTGGCCCGGTCAATTCCCCCAGCATCCTGGAAGTGGGCCCCACGGGCAGCTCGAGGGATCACTCCGCCAATCCGACCTCGCTCCACGACATCACGGTCCGGACCGGTGGTGCCCTGCTCGGCCGGTATGACGTGGGTATCAAGATCAACAGCAACCACGTCATCGGCGACCACTTCTGGCTGTGGCGCGCGGACCATGGAACGGGTGCTGGATGGACGTCCAACGTGTCCAAGAACGGTCTGGTCGTGAATGGCAGCCAGGTCACGATCTACGGCTTGTTCAACGAGCACCACAATGAGTACCAGACCCTCTGGAACGGCAACGGCGGCCGGGTGTACTTCTACCAGTCCGAGATTCCCTACGACGTCCCCAACCAGTCGTCGTGGATGAGCAAGAATGGCACGTTGAACGGCTACGCGTCGTACAAGGTCGCCGACTCGGTGAGCACCCACGAGGCCTGGGGGCTGGGCATCTACTCCTACTTCCGGGACGCGGCCGTGAAGCTCAACAGCGCCATCGAGGCCCCCGCGGTCCAGGGCGTCAAGTTCCACCACATGACCACCGTCTGGCTGAACGGCACGGCCGGTAGCGAGATCACCCACGTCATCAACAACACCGGTGACCGGGTCTATGCGAACTCTCCCGCCACCGCCATGCGCCAGACCGTGACCGAGTTCGCGGGCTCCGGTGGCGGGACGAACGACACCCAGGCGCCGAGCGCGCCGGCCGGTCTGACCGCGACGGCGGTGTCGAGCAGCCAGATCAACCTGAGCTGGAACGCCTCGTCGGACAACGTGGGCGTGGCGGGCTACGACATCTTCCGCTCCGGGGTGCAGATCGCCTCCTCGACCACGACGTCGTACAGCAACACGGGCCTGACGGCGGCGACCGCCTACAGCTATACGGTCAAGGCGCGGGACGCGGCCGGCAATGTCTCGGCCGCCAGCAACACCGCCAGCGCCACCACGCAGTCGGGTGGCTCCACGGGCGCGGCGCTGTCGCGCGCCGGTTGGACGGCCACCTCGTCCCCCACGAGCGGCGACGTGCCGGCGAACCTGCTGGACGGCAACATGGCCACGCGCTGGAGCACGGGGACGCCCATGGTCAACGGCCAGTCGATCACCATCGACATGAAGGCCTCGAAGACCTTCAACAAGATCGTCATGGACTCCACGGGCAGCGACGGGGACTACGCTCGTGGCTACCAGGTGTTCGTGTCGAACGACGGAGCCAACTGGGGCAGCGCGATCGCCACGGGCGCTGGCTCGGGGCCGGTCGTGACGGCCACCTTCGCGGCGAGGAGCGGCCGCTACCTCCGGGTGGTGCAGACCGGCTCGAACTCGAGCTGGTGGTCCATCCGCGAATTCAACGTGTACTACTGA
- a CDS encoding thioesterase II family protein: MKSSVQTQAAPSPWLVRRKPSAEPRIRLFCFPHAGSGSLPYFKWPELLPRDIDVCAVQLPGRENRRQEPALTDLQQLTAKLVEVLTPYLEEDFAFFGHSFGAILSFELIRELRRRGLPLPQVLFASGAKAPSRHGTLPRWSALSREEFVRELSARPGAVPPQILAEPDLIDLILPTLRADLKVMEDYVYREEPPLPVRLCVLGGTEDTEVPAATLEPWREETREAFTLRMFPGGHLFITEVTEQVLQAIRHELTLVPPQPPTP; encoded by the coding sequence ATGAAAAGCAGCGTGCAGACCCAAGCGGCCCCATCGCCCTGGCTCGTCCGGCGCAAGCCCTCGGCGGAGCCTCGGATACGGCTTTTTTGCTTCCCTCACGCGGGCTCGGGAAGCCTTCCGTATTTCAAATGGCCGGAGCTGCTCCCCCGCGACATCGACGTGTGCGCCGTCCAACTCCCGGGCCGTGAGAATCGCCGCCAGGAACCCGCCCTGACGGACCTTCAACAACTGACGGCGAAGCTCGTGGAAGTGCTGACGCCCTACCTCGAGGAGGACTTCGCCTTCTTCGGCCACAGCTTCGGCGCGATCCTCTCCTTCGAGCTGATCCGCGAACTCCGCCGCCGGGGACTGCCCTTGCCCCAGGTGTTGTTCGCCTCGGGAGCCAAGGCCCCGTCCCGCCACGGCACGCTGCCGCGCTGGAGCGCACTCTCCCGAGAGGAATTCGTGCGCGAACTCTCCGCCCGTCCAGGCGCGGTCCCCCCGCAGATCCTCGCGGAGCCCGATCTGATCGACCTCATCCTCCCCACCCTCCGCGCGGATCTGAAGGTGATGGAGGACTATGTCTACCGGGAAGAACCACCCCTTCCGGTCCGGCTCTGTGTCCTGGGCGGCACCGAGGACACCGAAGTCCCCGCGGCGACGTTGGAACCCTGGCGCGAGGAGACACGGGAAGCATTCACGCTGCGCATGTTTCCAGGCGGCCATCTCTTCATCACTGAAGTGACAGAGCAGGTATTGCAGGCCATCCGTCACGAGCTCACGCTCGTCCCACCCCAGCCCCCCACACCATGA
- a CDS encoding acyl carrier protein: MNKTQVLADLTRYVTQEILEGDASDLEPSTPLLELGILNSLETARLMTFIQKQYGIAVPTEQLRVENLQTLNTLTELVYGLRPQ; the protein is encoded by the coding sequence ATGAACAAAACCCAAGTCCTCGCCGACCTGACCCGGTATGTCACCCAGGAAATCCTCGAGGGAGACGCCTCGGACCTCGAGCCCTCCACGCCGCTGCTCGAGCTGGGAATCCTGAATTCGTTGGAGACAGCCCGGCTCATGACCTTCATCCAGAAGCAGTACGGCATCGCCGTGCCCACCGAGCAGCTTCGGGTCGAGAACCTCCAGACCCTCAACACGCTCACGGAGCTGGTGTACGGCCTGCGTCCCCAGTAG